A DNA window from Ornithinimicrobium humiphilum contains the following coding sequences:
- the tsf gene encoding translation elongation factor Ts, with protein sequence MANYTAADIKTLRESTGAGMMDVKKALDEAEGDLAKATEILRVKGLKGVTKREGRSASNGLVRAHVEGGNGTLVEVNCETDFVAKNPKFGELADRMLAQAVAVEAADAEAFLASELDGKTVKEVLDEANAGLGEKIEVRRVARVTGDKVVSYLHKTNPDLPAQIGVVVAFSGDDEQTARDIAMHVAAFSPTVLSREEIDAETVENERRIAEQTAREEGKPEQALPKIVEGRVNGFFKENVLLDQPFAKDAKKSVGAIAEAAGITVTGFARFKVGV encoded by the coding sequence ATGGCGAACTACACCGCCGCTGACATCAAGACCCTGCGCGAGTCCACCGGCGCGGGCATGATGGACGTCAAGAAGGCTCTCGACGAGGCCGAGGGTGACCTCGCCAAGGCGACCGAGATCCTGCGCGTCAAGGGCCTCAAGGGCGTCACCAAGCGTGAGGGCCGCTCGGCCTCCAACGGCCTGGTCCGCGCCCACGTCGAGGGTGGCAACGGCACCCTCGTCGAGGTCAACTGCGAGACCGACTTCGTGGCCAAGAACCCGAAGTTCGGCGAGCTGGCCGACCGCATGCTGGCCCAGGCCGTCGCGGTCGAGGCCGCCGACGCCGAGGCCTTCCTGGCCTCCGAGCTCGACGGCAAGACCGTCAAGGAGGTCCTCGACGAGGCCAACGCCGGGCTGGGCGAGAAGATCGAGGTGCGTCGCGTGGCTCGCGTCACGGGCGACAAGGTCGTGAGCTACCTGCACAAGACCAACCCCGACCTGCCGGCGCAGATCGGTGTCGTCGTGGCCTTCTCGGGCGACGACGAGCAGACCGCTCGTGACATCGCGATGCACGTCGCGGCGTTCTCCCCGACCGTCCTCTCCCGCGAGGAGATCGACGCGGAGACCGTCGAGAACGAGCGCCGCATCGCCGAGCAGACCGCTCGCGAGGAGGGAAAGCCCGAGCAGGCGCTGCCCAAGATCGTCGAGGGTCGCGTCAACGGCTTCTTCAAGGAGAACGTGCTGCTCGACCAGCCGTTCGCCAAGGACGCCAAGAAGTCGGTCGGCGCGATCGCCGAGGCGGCGGGCATCACCGTCACCGGCTTCGCCCGCTTCAAGGTCGGCGTCTGA